The Lycium ferocissimum isolate CSIRO_LF1 chromosome 10, AGI_CSIRO_Lferr_CH_V1, whole genome shotgun sequence genome window below encodes:
- the LOC132034600 gene encoding uncharacterized protein LOC132034600: protein MLKFPIPEEGKTIHGEQPAAREMFAVEEETPVSKAPSLKDVDKSVKEILWAYRTTSRSSTAGTPFFLVYRAEALIPVEVGEPSLSFQYAIDKSNDEAIAIKLDLTDELRETVLDRLTAQKQHMGIYCNRRMNLRYFQVGDLVLRKLLVLRKVKLHTKNPSDGKLGSNWEVPYRVTGITDKGLYQLESEDGQ, encoded by the exons ATGTTGAAATTCCCTATCCCGGAGGAGGGAAAGACGATTCATGGGGAACAGCCGGCGGCAAGGGAAATGTTCGCGGTTGAAGAAGAAACTCCCGTATCGAAGGCACCATCATTGAAGGATGTTGACAAGTCAGTCAAAG AGATACTCTGGGCTTACAGAACGACCTCAAGGTCGAGCACTGCGGGAACGCCTTTTTTCCTAGTTTACAGAGCAGAGGCTTTAATACCTGTGGAGGTCGGTGAGCCAAGCTTAAGCTTTCAGTACGCAATAGACAAATCAAATGACGAAGCCATTGCTATAAAGCTTGATTTGACGGATGAGCTTCGGGAAACTGTGTTGGACCGTTTGACAGCACAGAAGCAACACATGGGGATATATTGCAATCGAAGAATGAATCTTAGATACTTCCAAGTTGGGGACTTAGTTCTACGAAAGTTACTAGTTCTACGGAAAGTTAAGCTTCACACCAAAAATCCTAGTGACGGGAAGTTGGGTTCGAATTGGGAAGTTCCATATAGAGTAACCGGGATAACCGATAAAGGCTTGTACCAATTAGAATCTGAAGATGGTCAGTAG